A segment of the Acidobacteriota bacterium genome:
TCGTTGCCGGGGAAGGGCTCGTGGGCGTCGTCGTTGCCGCGCTCGTCGCTCTCGGCGCCGCGTCGAAGGGCCGGCCGCCGTTTGTCGGGGGGGTGCCGGGCGAGGCCGTCACGTTCGCTCTCCTGCTCCTCGTCTGCGCGTTCCTCGTGAGAGCCGGCCGGCGCGGCTGACGCGCAACCCTTTTCGCGCCCCGGCCGTATTCTCCAGTCGATGAAGAACCGCCTGAGCCTCTTCGCCCTCCTGCTGCCGGTGTGCCTGCTCTTCCCTTCGCCCCTCGATGCCGCCGGGCCCGACGGCCCGCCCGAGGCGCGGCTCCTGCGCTACCCCGACGCGTGGGGCGATTTCGTCGTCTTCACGTACGCAGGCGACCTCTGGCGCGCGCCCATTGCGGGCGGCGCCGCGTACCGCCTCACGACGCACGCGGGGCAGGAGGTCTTCCCGAAGATCTCGCCCGACGGAAAGTGGATCGCGTTCTCGGCCGAGTATTCGGGGACGCGGCAGGTCTACGTGATCCCGGCCTGGGGCGGCGAGCCGAGGCAGCTCACGTTCTACAACGACGCGGGGCCGATGCCGCCGCGCGGCGGGTTCGACGACTGGGTGATGGGCTGGACGAAGGACGGAAAGATCCTCGTCCGGATGAACCGCGTCCCGTGGAACAGCCGCATGGGCCGCTACTTCGTCGTCGACCCCAAGGGCGGCCTCGAGACGCCGCTGGAGATCCCGGAGGGCGGCTCGGCCTCGTTCTCGCCGGACGGGACGAAGCTCGCCTACTGCCCGGTGGACCGCGAGTTCCGGACGTGGAAGCGGACGCTCGGCGGGCGCGCGCAGGACGTCTACGTCTACGACTTCGCTTCGAAGGCGTCCGAGCGCGTCACGGACTGGAAGGGCACCGACAACTTCCCGATGTGGAACGGGGACACGATCTGGTTCACGTCCGACCGCGACCACACGCTCAACCTCTTCGGCTACGACGTGAAGACGAAGAAGACGCGGAAGGCCACGGCTTTCACGGACTTCGACGTGCTGTGGCCGTCGCTCGCCTCGGACCGGAGCGCGATCGTCTTCATGAACGGCGGGCACGTCTGGCGTTTCGACCCGAAGACGGAGAAGGCCGCGAAGGTCGCGATCACGCTCGCGTCGGACCGCGCCCCGCTCGGGACGGCGTGGAAGGACGTCAAGGAGTTCGTCCGCGGCGCGAGCCTCTCGCCGAGCGGTGCCCGTGTGATCCTCGAGGCGCGCGGCGACCTCTTCAGCGTGCCCGCGAAGGACGGCCAGACGCGCGCCCTCACGGACACGCAGGGGGTGCGCGAGCGCGCGCCCGCGTGGTCGCCCGACGGGAAGCGGTTCGCGTACCTCTCGGACGCGACCGGCGAGTACGAGATTTGGGTTCGTGCGGCCGACGGCTCCGGCGAGCCGAAACAGGTCACGAAGGACGGCGCGCCGTGGAAGTTCGACCCGGCGTGGAGCCCGGACGGCAAGAAGCTCGCGTACGGCGACCGGAGACACCGCCTGCGCGTCCTAGACGTGGAGTCGGGCGCGATCGCCGACGTGGACACGGGCACACGAGAGGACCTCGACACCTACACGTGGTCGCCCGACTCGAAGTGGCTCGCCTACGAGAAGAGCCACCCGACGCGCCTGCCGGGGATCGCCGTGTGGTCCGCCGACACGAAGAAGACGTCTCTTCTCGGCGACGGGCTGACGCGCGACCACAACCCCGCGTTCTCGGCAGACGGCAAGTACCTCTTCTTCCTCTCCGAGCGCGACTACCCGCTGGTCTTCTCGGCGTACGAGTTCAATTACGTGTACCCCCGCGCGACGCGCGTCTACGTCGCGGCGCTCGCGGCCGGCACGCCGTCCCTCTTCCCGCCGAAGAACGACGAGGAGAAGGGGACGGACGCGAAGGACAAGGCCGAGAAGGACAAGACGGACAAGTCCGAGAAGGACGCCGACAAGAAGAAGGACGAAAAGCCGGACAGGAAGGACGCGTCTCCGACCGTGGTCGACGGGGACGGTTTCGTCCTTCGCACGCAGGCGCTGCCGGGCGTCCCCGCGGGCAACTATCCGGAGATGGCCGCGACCGCGGACGCCGTCTGGTACGCCCGGGGAGGAGACGTTGACGGCGGTGCGGCCGGGCGCGCCCTGTACCGCTTCGACCTCAAGGAGCGCAAGGAAGAGAAGGCGCTCGACGGCGTCGCCGGCTGGGAGCTCTCCCGCGACGGCAAGAGGATCCTCTATCGCGCCGGCTCCGACTGGTTCGTGACGGACGCCAAGGCGGCCGCAAAAAACGGTGAGGGCAAGCTCGACCTCTCGGGCCTGAAGGTGAAGCTCGACGTCGCGGCCGAAACGAAGCAGATGTGGGACGACGCCTGGCGCATCGTCCGCGACTGGTTCTACGACGAAAAGATGCACGGCGTGGACTGGGCCGGACTGAAGAAGCGGTACGGCGCGCTCGTCCCGTACGTCGCGCACCGCGCCGACCTCGACTTCCTCTTCGGCGAGATCATGGGTGAGCTCGAGGCGGGGCACACGTACGTCGCGAACGGCGACGAGCCGAAGGTGCCGCGCGTCGCGGGCGGGATGCTCGGCTGCGAGTTCGCGGCCGACGCGTCGGGCCGCTACCGCATCGCGAAGGTCTTCGCGGGCGAGAACTGGGACGACGGCTGGCGCTCGCCGCTCACGGAGCCGGGCGTGGGCGTGAAGGAAGGGACCTTCCTCCTCGCGATCGACGGCCGCGACCTGACGACGGCTGACAACCCGTACCGGCTCCTCGAAGGCAAGGGCGGAAAGCTCGTTTCCCTCCTCGTCTCGGACAAGCCCGCACGGGAAGGCGCGCGCACCGTCCAGGTCCGGACGATCACGTCCGAGCAGAACCTGCGCTATCTCGACTGGGTGAAGAGCCGCATGGCGATGGTCGATCGGCTCTCCGGCGGCAAGGTCGGCTACCTCCACCTTCCGGACACCGCGCAGCCGGGCAACCGGATGCTCCAGAAGCTTTTCTACTCGCAGGCTTCGAAGCCCGCGCTCCTCATCGACGACCGCTACAACGGCGGCGGCTTCATCCCGGACCGGATGATCGAGGTCTTCTCGCGCAAGACGCTCGCGTTCTGGGCGCGCCGCGGCCTCGAGAGCAACCGCGCGCCGGGCTTCGCGCACGACGGCCCGAAGGCCATGCTCATCAACTCCTATTCGTCGTCGGGCGGCGACGCGCTGCCGTACTTCTTCCGCGTGAACGGCCTCGGACCCGTCATCGGGATGCGCACGTGGGGCGGGCTCATCGGGCTCTCCGGAGGCCCGTCGCTCGTGGACGGCGGGGCCGTCCAGGTCCCGACGTTCCGGATCTACGACCGCGAGGGGAAGTGGGTCGTCGAGAACGAGGGCGTCGCGCCCGACATCGAGGTCTTCGACGACGCCGGCTCGCGCGTGAAGGGCGGCGATCCGACGCTCGAGAAGGGCGTCGCGGTCCTCCTCAAGGAGCTCGAGAAGCCGGGCGCGTGGAAGGACCCGAAGGCCCCCGTTCCGCCCGACATGGCGGCGCAGAAGCCCTAGGAACGGAGCGTCAGGGTTCCTCGTCGTAGGCGGGGAACCACTGACGCGCCACGACGCCGGCGCGAAGTTGCGCAGCGGCGGCGGCCGGCGCGAGGCCCTCGCGCACGGCCGCTTCCGCGACCGCGCACGCGACCTCCACGGCCACGCTGCGCAGCTCGCCGAGCGGCGGCAGGAGCGACGCGGCCGGATCCGTCAGCGCGGGCGACAGCTCCGCGAGGCGCCGGGCGGCGGCCAGCAGCATCCCGTCCGAAACGCGCCGCGCGCCCGCGGCGGCGACGCCGAGGCCGACGGCCGGGAAGATGAAGACGTTGTTGCACTGGGAAATGATCCACGCGCGCCCGCCGAGGACCGCGGGCGGACAGGGCGAGCCGGTGGCGACGAGCGCGCGCCCGTCCGTCCACTTGATGAGGTCCTCGGGGCGCGCTTCCGCCCGCGCGGTCGGGTTCGAGAGCGGGAAGATGACGGGCCGCGGTGTCTTCGCCGCCATCGCGCGGACGATCGCCTCCGTGAAGGCGCCGGCCGCCGTCGAGAGGCCGATGAGGGCCGTAGCCTCGACGCCGCCGATCACGTCCGCGAGGCCGACGGCGCCGCGGTGCGTGCGCGGCCAGCTCGCGACGTCCTCCGCCGCGCGCGCGTAGACGCGCTGCTCGGGGGCGAGCCCCGCCCGCGTGTCCAGGAGGAGGCCGTCCACGTCCACGATCCAGAAGCGACGGCGCGCCTCGGCGTCGGACAGTCCCTCGGCGACCATCTCCGCCCGGAGGGTGTCGGCGACGCCGATCGCCGCCGAGCCCGCCCCGAGGAACACGATCGTCTGCTCGGGCAGGCTGCGGCCCGCAACGCGCGTCGCCGCGAGGAGCGCGCCGAGCGCGACGGCCGCCGTGCCCTGGATGTCGTCGTTGAACGTGAGGAGCGAATCGCGGTAGCGGTTCAGGAGGGGCCGCGCGTTCGGCGTCGCGAAGTCCTCCCACTGGAGGAGCGTCCCGGGCAGCTCCGTCTTGACGGCCTCGACGAACTGGTCGACGAACTCGAAGTACGCCTCGCCCGACACCCGCTTCTGGCGGAAGCCGAAGTACTGCGGGTCGCCCAGCAGCTCCTCGTTGTTCGTGCCGACGTCGAGGACGATCGGAAGGGTGCGCGCCGGCGGGACGCCGCCGATGAGCGTGTAGAGCGTGAGCTTGCCGATCGGGATGCCGAGGCCGCCGACGCCCTGGTCGCCGATGCCGAGGATGCGCTCGCCGTCCGTCACGACGACGACGTCGACGTCCGGGTTCGGGCGGTTGCGCAGCAGCTCGGAGATCGAATCGCGCATGTCGTAGGGAATGAAGAGGCCGCGCGGGCGCCGGTAGATGTGGCTGAACTGCTGGCACGCCTCGGCGACGACCGGCGTGTAGACGATCGGCAGCATCTCCTCGATGTGGGCGAGGAGGAGGCGGTAAAAGAGGATCTCGTTCGTGTCCTGCAGGGCGCGCAGCTGGATGTGCCGCCCGAGGGGCGTGCGCTTGGCGAGAAAGGCCTCGTACGCGCGGACGAGCTGGTCGTCGATCGTCTCGATCTGATGCGGCAGGAGGCCGTGGAGGCCGAGGCGCGTCCGCTCGGCGGCCGTGAAGGCGGTCCCCTTGTTCCACGCCGGAGACTGCAGGAGCTGCATCCCGCGCAACCCTTCCGGGCGCCTGTGCGCAGAGCTGGAGTTCGGCATGGCAGCCTACGTTAACCCGGAAGTGATCGGGTGGCACGCACCGCCCAGCGCAGCTTGGCGGCGGAAGAGCGGGGGTTCTTGCCCCGCTCTTCCGGCGTCGCCCGGACGACCTCGTCCGCGACGCGCGCGTAGAGCCCCGCTTCGAGGCCTGCCTTGAAGGCCTTTTTCACGCGCCGGTCCTCGCCGGAGTGAAACGTGAGGACCGCGGCGCGTCCGCCGGGCGCGAGGCAGAAGGGCAGATCGCGCAGAAACGCGTCGAGGGCCGTCAGCTCGTCGTTCACGAGGATGCGGATCGCCTGGAGGGTCCGCTGGAGGGAGGATTTCTTTGCTTCGGACGCATCACGCGAAGTTCGTCCTGCGTAGGCGAGCTCGACCGCAGCCGCGACGTCCGAGGTTCGGAGAAGAGGAAGAGAGAGCGGAAGAGGAAGATTTCTTTGAAGGTGAAGAGGGGAGGGGCCGCGGCGCGCTTCGATCGTCTCCTGCAGCGCCGCGGCGATCCCCGCCGCTTCTGGCTCGTCTGCCAACCTTCTAAGAAAATCTTCAATCTCCTCCCTCTTCATCCGAAGCAAAAGACTTCCGGCCGGTTGCCCTCGCTCAGGGTTCATCCGGAGGTCGAGGGGAACATCGTGCTTCCACGAGAAGCCGCGCTCCGGGTCGTCGAGCTGCATGGACGAGACGCCGAGGTCGGCGAGGATCAGGTCCGCTCCGCGCGCGAGGCCCTCCTCGTCGAGAAGCTTTCGGAGACCCGCAAAATTGCGCCTGACGGTCCGGATGGCGTCGGCGGCCCCGAGCTCGGCGGCTCGCTGCGCGAGCCGCGCGGACGCCTTCGGCAGTTCGACCGGGTCGACGTCCAGCGCGAGGAGCCGGCCGCCGGGGAGGATCCGCTTCAGGATCTCCGATGCGTGGCCGCCGTACCCGAGCGTCGCATCCACCGCGACGTCGCCCGGCGTGGGCGCGAGCGCCTCGAGCACCTCGGCGACGAGGACGGGCACGTGGCTTCCCGCCGGCGTCTTGCCGGAGGCGAGGACCTTCTCGCGCTCCTCGGGATAGCGTGCGGCGTCGCGCTCCTTGTACTTCTCGTCGAACCGCCGCGGGTGCGTCCCCGCGTAGCGCGGGCGCCTCTTCCGCGGCGGTCCGGGAGCCTCCGTCACCGGGGCAGGTCGACCGGCCTGCCGACCGCGTCCGGCAGCGCGACGCCGAGCCAGCGGCCGAGCGTTGGCGCGAGGTCGTAAGGCGTCGTCGCCGCGTCGGAGGCGCCGGCCTTCACGGCTCCCCAGAAGACGAGCGGCACGTGGGTGTCGTACTCGTGGTGCGTGCCGTGCATCGCCCCGCGGCCGGGGTTGTACGAGCTCATGACGCCGAAGCGGGGGATCACGAACGCGTCGCCGGAACGCTCCCTGTCGAAGTCGTTCAGCACGAACGTTTTCACGGGGCCCTCTGGCCACGCGGCGAGCGCCGGGACGGGGAGGACGTCCTCGATCTCCTCCTCCCAGACGCTCTTGACGATCTTCGGAAGGACGCGGTCGACGTCGGCGGACGTCACGGGCGAGCCCGCGGGCCCGCACGCTCCGGCGACGGTCTTGTACGGGAACGCCTTGCTGTAGAAGAGGCTCCAGCCGTCCACCGCGCCGACGATCTTCGCGGAGCGGTCGATGCAGAGCGCGTCGGCGAGCATCCGGTTCAGGCGGTCGCGCGCGTTCCCGAGCGAGTCGCGGCCCGTGTCGAGCCGCCCGCCCTTCGCGTTCTTGTCGAGGGCCTTTGCGACCTCGGGCATCGTCGGGAAGCCGTGGTCCGCCGAGAGCGCGAGGAGGACCGTTCCCTTCGGGTAGTTCGCCTCGAGCGCGTCGAGCACGCGCCCGATCTGGATGTCGAGGCGGCGCAGCGCGTCGCGAGACTCCTCGCTCTCGTCCCCGTAGTCGTGCGCGATGGGGTCGTGCCCCGAGAACGAGATCGCGAGGAGGTCCGGGACGTCGCCGTGGCCGAGTTCGTACCCGGAGTCGTTCAGGAACGCGAGAGCGAGGTCGGCCGTGACGACGTCTATGAAGGGGCTGCGGTAGATGCCGCCGAAGTAACCGTATGGGGAACCGGCCGGGACGCGGCCGTACGTCGAGAGGTCGTGCGGAAAGCCGAGACCGTGGACGGGGAGCTGGTAGCGCGAGACGACGGGTGCGGGAACGGCGGTCGGGTAGGACTTTGCCCCGGGCGTGGCCGCGGGCTCGGGGAGCTTGTCCCAAACGAGGCCGAGCCGCGCGGGCAGCATTCCGCCGGCCTGCGTGTCGTTGTACTTCTTCACGATCGCGGCGGCCGCCGGGGGCGGCCTGTACGCCGCGGACGTCTGGAAGCGCCCCGTCTCGCCGTCCCACCAGTACACGGCGTGTGCCGGGTTCTTCCCGGCGAGGAAGATCGAGCCGCGGTCCTTCGCGGAAACGGACACGACGCGAGCCGCCGGGAGCTTCTCCACGAGCCGGTCGCCGAGCGTCGGAACGCGGAGGTTCGCCGGACCCGCGATCTTCTTGCCGGCCGCGTCCCTCTGGTCGGTGCAGTAGACGTTCACGAGCCCGCCGCCCGGTCCCTGCTCGAACCAGCTGTTCAGGACGATGCCCGTGACGCGCGGCGGCGCGCCCGTGCCGAGAGACGCATGGCCGGGGCCCGTCTCCGTGTTCAGGTGCTGGTAGCGCGCGGCACGCAGGGCGAAGCCCTCGTCGAGAAGACGCTTGAAGCCCGACGTGTAGAGCGGGCGGTAGCTCTCGAGCCGGGCCTGCGAGAGGCCGTCGACCGAGATCACGACGGCGAGCTTCGGCTTCGCCGCCGATGCGGGCGCCGGTGACGCCGGGGCCGCGAGGAGCGCCGGGGTTGCGAGGACGAGGGCGAGGGCCAGCGGGGCCGCGGTGAGACGTCGCGTCATGCGCCCATCCTGCCACGGAGGAGCGTGTAAACGAGACGTTAAGTCCGCATGAAGGCCTTTGGTAATCTCCCCCCGCAACGGAGGCTCCGTGATCAAGCTGTTCCCCCGCGAGGAGACCTTCCTCCCGCAGTTCGTTCGCGCGGCGGACATCATCGTGGAAGCCGCGCGCGCCCTCGACGCGCTGGCCGGCGACTTCACCGACGTCTCTCTCAAGGTCGCCCGGATCAAGCACCTCGAGCACGAGGGCGACCAGGTCGCGCACCAGACGTTCGGGCTCCTTTCGCGCACGTGGATCACGCCGATCGACCGCGAGGACATCCACGCCCTGGTCAAGGCGCTCGACGACGTCCTCGACTTCATGGACGCCGCCGCGAACCGCTTCGTTCTCTACAAGATCCCGGCGCCCCGGGCCGGCGTCAAGCAGGCGACGGAGATTCTCGTCCAGTCGGCGGAGGCGATCCGCCGCGGGATGGGGTTCCTCGGCGACATGAAGAACTCGCCGGCAATCCTCGAGATCTGCGTCGAGATCAACCGGCTCGAGAACGAGGCGGACAGCCTGAACCGGATCTCGATCGGCGCCCTTTTCGACACGGAGAAGGACCCGATCACCCTCCTGAAATGGAAGGAGATCTACGAAGTCCTCGAGGAAGCGACCGACCGCTGCGAGGACGTCGCGAACGTCCTCGAGCAGATCGTCCTGAAGTCCTCGTAGCGCCCACGACGATGTCTTTCGTCCTTTTCGTCGTCTTCGTCGCGCTCGCCTTCGACTTCATCAACGGCTTCCACGACGCCGCGAACTCGATCGCGACGGTCGTCGGAACGCGCGTCCTGACGCCGAAGATCGCCGTCGCCTGGGCCGCCTTCTTCAACTTCGTCGCGGCGTTCGCGCTGGAGACGCGCGTCGCCAAGACGATCGGCAAGGACATCGTGAATCCGGCGGTCGTCGACCCGCTCCTCATCCTCGCGGCGCTCATCGGCGCCATCGTCTGGAACCTCCTGACGTGGTGGTGGGGGCTTCCGTCCTCGTCCTCCCACGCCCTCATCGGCGGCTTCGCGGGCGCGGCCGTCGTGAAGGCGGGCCCCGGCGTCCTCGTGATGCACGGACTCGTCAAGACGCTGGTCTTCATCGTGCTCTCGCCGATGCTCGGCATGCTCCTCGGCTTCCTGCTCTTTCTCGCCGCGACGTGGATCTTCCGGCGGGCGCGGCCCGAGCCGCTCGACAAGGCGTTCCGCAAGGTGCAGCTCGTCTCGGCGGCGGCGTTCTCGTTCGGGCACGGGATGAACGACGCGCAGAAGACGATGGGAATCATCGCGGTGCTGCTCTTCTCGACGGGACACCTGAAGTCGATGGAGATCCCGTTCTGGATCGTCCTGATCTGCCACGCGGCGATCGGCCTCGGGACGCTGACGGGCGGCTGGCGGATCGTGCGGACGATGGGGATGCGGATCACGCAGCTCAAGCCGATCGGCGGCTCGTGCGCCGAGTTCGCGGGCGCCGTCACGCTCATCGGGGCTTCGCTCGGAGGCATCCCGGTGTCGACGACGCACACGATCACGGGCGCGATCATGGGCGTCGGCTCCGTGCGCCGGCTCTCGGCGGTGCGGTGGGGCGTCGCGCGGACGATCGTCTTCGCGTGGATCCTCACGATTCCGGCGTCCGCCGTCGTGGCCGGGCTCGTCTGGCTCGCGGCGTCGGCCCTCGCGCGCTGAACGGGAGCCGCTCGCGGCTCAGGACTTCGGCTTTGCGGGCGAGGGCGCGGGCGGGCGGGTCTGCACGCCGCTCTTCGTGCGGTCGCGCTTCTTGCGCAGCAGCTTTCCGAGCGAGACATTGACCGGGTGGTTCCGGGGGAGGAACGCGACGGCGTTCTTCTCGCGCCACCCGATCTCGCCCCGCAGCTCGAGGAGGATCTGGCTGTTCGGAACCTCCTTGAGACCCCGGTCGATGGCCTGAACCGCCTTGAGGCGGTTGTTGCCCGTCAGCCAGATGCGCGCGAGGTGCGCGAAGTGCTCGGCCTGGTACGGCTCCTTCTGGATCGCGATCTCACAGAAACGGGCTCCCTCCTGGACGCGCGAATGGTCGGACTTCGCGAGCGCGAGGCCGTAGTACGAGAACATGCGGCCTCGGGCCTGGATCCGCGCGACCGGCTCCTCGGCGTCGGTCTCGATCCTGAGCATGTTTTCCTTCAACTCGGGATCGGCGGCGAAGATCCTGTAAGCCTCGGAAAGGAGAACGAGCGCCTTCTGCCACTTCTGCTCGCGCACCGCCGCGACCCCGAGCTTCGTGAGCAGCATCGGGTCGCTTGTGCCGGCTTCCGCCAGCACATGGGCCGGGATCACGCTGTTTTCACGCACGGCTCGCTTTGAAGTGTCGGCCCCCCGCCGCGCGGCGTCAAGGCGCCGCCTCCGGGGTATCGTCGGGGCATGCAGACGCTGACGCTCGCCCGGGGGCGCGAGGCCGCCGCGAAGCGCCGCCATCCGTGGCTCTTCTCGGGCAGCCTCACGCGCGGCGCGCCCGTCCCCGGAGGCGCCGTGGAGGTGCGGGACGCGGACGGCCGGTACGTGGGCCGCGGGTTCGCGTCGCCGTCGTCGCCGATTGCGGCGCGCGTCTGGACGTTCGAGGACCGCCCGCTGGATGCGGCGCTCGTCGCCGGGCGGCTCGACGCGGCCGTCGCGCTGCGCGCGGCCGTGGTCCCGCCCGACACGGACGGCTACCGCCTCGTGAACGCGGAAGGCGACTTTCTGCCGGGTCTCGTCGTGGACCGCTACGGCCGCGTTCTGTCCGTGCAGGCGACGACGGAGGGGACCGAGCGGGCGCGCGACCTCTGGCTGCCGGCGCTCGCGGAGCGGTTTCCCGGCGCGACGATCGTCCAGCGCAACGACCTTCCCTCGCGCAAGGGCGAGGGCCTGCCGCTCGAGGACGAGGTGCTTCTGGGCGGGCCGTTGCCCGCGCGCGCCGCGTTCCGCGAACGCGGGCTGAACTTCGTGGCCGAGCTCGCGGGCGGCCAGAAGACGGGCTTCTTTCTCGACCAGCGCGAGAACCGGCACCTCGTGCGCGGGCTCTCCGCCGGGCGGCGCGTCCTGAACCTCTTCTCGTACTCCGGCGCGTTCGGCGTCGCGGCGCTCGCGGGCGGCGCGTCCCGCGTCGTCCACGTGGACGTCTCGCAGCCCGCGCTCGACCTCGCGCGCGAGAACCACCGCGCGAACGGCCAGCGCGTGGACGAACCCGGTGCCGAAGCCGAGTCCGTCTGCGCGGACGTCTTCGAGGACCTGCGGGTCCGCGCGGCCGCGCGGGAGACGTGGGACCTCATCGTCACGGACCCGCCCGCGTTCGCGAAGAGGCGCGGCGACGTGGACCGCGCCTGCCGCGGCTACAAGGACGTGAACCGCCTCGCGTTCAAGCTCCTCGCGCCCGGCGGGTTCCTCCTCGCGTGCTCGTGCTCGGGCCCCGTGGACGCCGATCTCTTCCAGAAAGTGATCTTCTCGGCCGCGCTCGACGCGGGCTGCGAGGCGCGCCTGCTCGAGAAGCGCGGCGCGGGCCCGGACCACCCCGTGTCGATCGACTGCCCCGAGGGTGAGTACCTGAAGGCGTTCCTCCTCTCGCGCTGACGGGGCCGTGGCACGCGCCGTGCAAAGGCGAGGCGCCATGCGAGTTGCGAGATCTCTACGGGCCTCGCTCCTCTTCGTCTCGTTCCTTTCGTACGCCCAGGTCCCGCCCGAGGCGCCGCGCATGGCGGGTGCCGTGGAGACGTCGCTCGTCGAGATCGACGCCTTCGTGACCGATCGGGACGGAAAGCCCGTGCGCGGGCTCGGGGCCGCCGATTTCGAGGTCCGGGTCGGGGGGCGCCCTGCCGAGATCGCGGGGGTCTCGGAAACCGCGAGCACGGCGGCCGCGCCCGAGCTCGCGCCACAAGCCGCGGAGCCCCTGCGCAGGCCGGCCGAGGAGCCTTCTCGGCCGTTCGTGCCCGCAGCGCGCCCGCCGCGCCACATCGTCCTCTTTCTCGACCGGCTCGAGCTGCCCGACAAGATCGACGCGAAGGGCACGTTCGAGGCGCTGCGCGAGCTCTTGCGCGCCGCCATGGGGCCCGGCGATGCGGCGTCGATCGTGTCGTGGGACCGCCGTGCGAAGGCCCTCGTCCCCTTCACGGCGGATGCCGTGACGCTGGACCGGGCGCTCGAGGCCGAGATGCAGCGGAGCTTCCGCCCTTCGGAAGAGGAGCAGACGCGCGACCGCATCCAGGACGAGTTCGCGGCTTCGGCGACGCAGCCGCCCGGTGCGGGCGCCGCGGCGGGAGAGGATGCCCGCAGCTTCACGAAGCGAGTGGCCGCGGCCGAGGCCTATGCGCGGATCCGGGCAAAAGCGGGCGCGCTGCGCGCGGTAATTGCGACGCTCGGCGGGCTTCCGGGCCGCCGAGTCCTCGTGTTCGCGAGCCAGCGCTTCTCCCTCCTGGCGGGGCTCGAGTTCTTCCTCGACCGCAGGAGCGGTCCGGATCTCCCGGCGAACGCCCGCGAGTTCAACACGCGGGGATTCGTGGATTCGGTGATCGAGGCCGCGAACGCGAACGGCGTCGTGCTCTATCCGTTCTTCCCGACTGGCTACACCGGGGGGCGCCTGTTTCCCGTGTCCGCCGCGGACCGTCCGACCTCCTATCCTCGGATCCAGTCCGGTGTCATGGGCGCGGATGCCGCCACGCGCGTGATGAACGAA
Coding sequences within it:
- a CDS encoding DUF47 domain-containing protein, with protein sequence MIKLFPREETFLPQFVRAADIIVEAARALDALAGDFTDVSLKVARIKHLEHEGDQVAHQTFGLLSRTWITPIDREDIHALVKALDDVLDFMDAAANRFVLYKIPAPRAGVKQATEILVQSAEAIRRGMGFLGDMKNSPAILEICVEINRLENEADSLNRISIGALFDTEKDPITLLKWKEIYEVLEEATDRCEDVANVLEQIVLKSS
- a CDS encoding NAD-dependent malic enzyme, producing the protein MQLLQSPAWNKGTAFTAAERTRLGLHGLLPHQIETIDDQLVRAYEAFLAKRTPLGRHIQLRALQDTNEILFYRLLLAHIEEMLPIVYTPVVAEACQQFSHIYRRPRGLFIPYDMRDSISELLRNRPNPDVDVVVVTDGERILGIGDQGVGGLGIPIGKLTLYTLIGGVPPARTLPIVLDVGTNNEELLGDPQYFGFRQKRVSGEAYFEFVDQFVEAVKTELPGTLLQWEDFATPNARPLLNRYRDSLLTFNDDIQGTAAVALGALLAATRVAGRSLPEQTIVFLGAGSAAIGVADTLRAEMVAEGLSDAEARRRFWIVDVDGLLLDTRAGLAPEQRVYARAAEDVASWPRTHRGAVGLADVIGGVEATALIGLSTAAGAFTEAIVRAMAAKTPRPVIFPLSNPTARAEARPEDLIKWTDGRALVATGSPCPPAVLGGRAWIISQCNNVFIFPAVGLGVAAAGARRVSDGMLLAAARRLAELSPALTDPAASLLPPLGELRSVAVEVACAVAEAAVREGLAPAAAAAQLRAGVVARQWFPAYDEEP
- the rsmH gene encoding 16S rRNA (cytosine(1402)-N(4))-methyltransferase RsmH yields the protein MTEAPGPPRKRRPRYAGTHPRRFDEKYKERDAARYPEEREKVLASGKTPAGSHVPVLVAEVLEALAPTPGDVAVDATLGYGGHASEILKRILPGGRLLALDVDPVELPKASARLAQRAAELGAADAIRTVRRNFAGLRKLLDEEGLARGADLILADLGVSSMQLDDPERGFSWKHDVPLDLRMNPERGQPAGSLLLRMKREEIEDFLRRLADEPEAAGIAAALQETIEARRGPSPLHLQRNLPLPLSLPLLRTSDVAAAVELAYAGRTSRDASEAKKSSLQRTLQAIRILVNDELTALDAFLRDLPFCLAPGGRAAVLTFHSGEDRRVKKAFKAGLEAGLYARVADEVVRATPEERGKNPRSSAAKLRWAVRATRSLPG
- a CDS encoding alkaline phosphatase family protein — encoded protein: MTRRLTAAPLALALVLATPALLAAPASPAPASAAKPKLAVVISVDGLSQARLESYRPLYTSGFKRLLDEGFALRAARYQHLNTETGPGHASLGTGAPPRVTGIVLNSWFEQGPGGGLVNVYCTDQRDAAGKKIAGPANLRVPTLGDRLVEKLPAARVVSVSAKDRGSIFLAGKNPAHAVYWWDGETGRFQTSAAYRPPPAAAAIVKKYNDTQAGGMLPARLGLVWDKLPEPAATPGAKSYPTAVPAPVVSRYQLPVHGLGFPHDLSTYGRVPAGSPYGYFGGIYRSPFIDVVTADLALAFLNDSGYELGHGDVPDLLAISFSGHDPIAHDYGDESEESRDALRRLDIQIGRVLDALEANYPKGTVLLALSADHGFPTMPEVAKALDKNAKGGRLDTGRDSLGNARDRLNRMLADALCIDRSAKIVGAVDGWSLFYSKAFPYKTVAGACGPAGSPVTSADVDRVLPKIVKSVWEEEIEDVLPVPALAAWPEGPVKTFVLNDFDRERSGDAFVIPRFGVMSSYNPGRGAMHGTHHEYDTHVPLVFWGAVKAGASDAATTPYDLAPTLGRWLGVALPDAVGRPVDLPR
- a CDS encoding PD40 domain-containing protein; the protein is MKNRLSLFALLLPVCLLFPSPLDAAGPDGPPEARLLRYPDAWGDFVVFTYAGDLWRAPIAGGAAYRLTTHAGQEVFPKISPDGKWIAFSAEYSGTRQVYVIPAWGGEPRQLTFYNDAGPMPPRGGFDDWVMGWTKDGKILVRMNRVPWNSRMGRYFVVDPKGGLETPLEIPEGGSASFSPDGTKLAYCPVDREFRTWKRTLGGRAQDVYVYDFASKASERVTDWKGTDNFPMWNGDTIWFTSDRDHTLNLFGYDVKTKKTRKATAFTDFDVLWPSLASDRSAIVFMNGGHVWRFDPKTEKAAKVAITLASDRAPLGTAWKDVKEFVRGASLSPSGARVILEARGDLFSVPAKDGQTRALTDTQGVRERAPAWSPDGKRFAYLSDATGEYEIWVRAADGSGEPKQVTKDGAPWKFDPAWSPDGKKLAYGDRRHRLRVLDVESGAIADVDTGTREDLDTYTWSPDSKWLAYEKSHPTRLPGIAVWSADTKKTSLLGDGLTRDHNPAFSADGKYLFFLSERDYPLVFSAYEFNYVYPRATRVYVAALAAGTPSLFPPKNDEEKGTDAKDKAEKDKTDKSEKDADKKKDEKPDRKDASPTVVDGDGFVLRTQALPGVPAGNYPEMAATADAVWYARGGDVDGGAAGRALYRFDLKERKEEKALDGVAGWELSRDGKRILYRAGSDWFVTDAKAAAKNGEGKLDLSGLKVKLDVAAETKQMWDDAWRIVRDWFYDEKMHGVDWAGLKKRYGALVPYVAHRADLDFLFGEIMGELEAGHTYVANGDEPKVPRVAGGMLGCEFAADASGRYRIAKVFAGENWDDGWRSPLTEPGVGVKEGTFLLAIDGRDLTTADNPYRLLEGKGGKLVSLLVSDKPAREGARTVQVRTITSEQNLRYLDWVKSRMAMVDRLSGGKVGYLHLPDTAQPGNRMLQKLFYSQASKPALLIDDRYNGGGFIPDRMIEVFSRKTLAFWARRGLESNRAPGFAHDGPKAMLINSYSSSGGDALPYFFRVNGLGPVIGMRTWGGLIGLSGGPSLVDGGAVQVPTFRIYDREGKWVVENEGVAPDIEVFDDAGSRVKGGDPTLEKGVAVLLKELEKPGAWKDPKAPVPPDMAAQKP